In a genomic window of Agarivorans albus:
- a CDS encoding glycine cleavage system protein R, giving the protein MKQLVVSVIGKDRPGIVDQLSSLVVQHQGNWLASSLTELAGQFAGILHLEVDEQHLNALSHDLLNQENLLVNIAEGDSSNSEEQQQVAITVTANDRVGIVQEVTQALNTLGVSLSEINTHVASAPNWGGLIFTANLTVPCADDEQLGAIQESLESLADDLMVDIEQD; this is encoded by the coding sequence CCGACCTGGTATCGTTGATCAATTATCCTCATTAGTCGTTCAACACCAAGGTAACTGGCTAGCCAGCAGCCTAACCGAACTTGCTGGTCAATTTGCCGGAATATTGCACTTAGAAGTTGATGAACAGCACCTCAACGCACTTAGCCATGATCTACTTAACCAAGAAAATCTTTTGGTAAATATTGCTGAGGGCGATAGCAGTAATAGTGAAGAACAACAGCAAGTAGCAATAACCGTTACCGCGAATGACCGTGTGGGCATTGTGCAAGAGGTGACTCAAGCGCTAAATACACTGGGCGTAAGCTTAAGCGAGATTAATACTCACGTTGCCAGTGCTCCCAACTGGGGAGGCCTAATATTTACTGCTAATCTCACAGTGCCATGCGCCGACGATGAACAACTGGGAGCGATTCAAGAGTCTTTAGAGTCACTAGCCGATGACCTGATGGTAGATATTGAACAAGACTAA